The Phacochoerus africanus isolate WHEZ1 chromosome X, ROS_Pafr_v1, whole genome shotgun sequence genome has a segment encoding these proteins:
- the C1GALT1C1 gene encoding C1GALT1-specific chaperone 1 yields MLSESSSFLKGVMLGSIFCALITMLGHIRIFHGNRMHHHEHHHLQAPNKEDILKISEDERMELSKSFQVYCIILVKPKDVSLWAAVKETWTKHCDKAEFFSSENVKVFESINMETNDMWLMMRKAYKYAFDKYRDQYNWFFLARPTTFAIIENLKYFLLKKDPSQPFYLGHTVKSGDLEYVSVEGGIVLSIESMKRLNSLLDIPEKCPEQGGMIWKISEDKQLAVCLKYAGVFAENAEDAEGKDVFNTKSVGLFIKEAMTNHPNQVVEGCCSDMAVTFNGLTPNQMHVMMYGVYRLRAFGHIFSDALIFLPPNGSDND; encoded by the coding sequence ATGCTTTCTGAAAGCAGTTCATTTTTGAAGGGTGTAATGCTCGGAAGCATTTTCTGTGCCTTGATCACTATGCTAGGACACATTAGGATTTTTCATGGAAATAGAATGCACCACCATGAGCACCATCACCTACAAGCTCCTAATAAAGAAGATATCTTGAAAATTTCAGAGGATGAACGCATGGAGCTCAGTAAGAGCTTTCAGGTATACTGTATCATCCTTGTAAAACCCAAAGATGTGAGTCTATGGGCTGCAGTGAAAGAGACTTGGACCAAACACTGTGACAAAGCAGAGTTCTTCAGTTCTGAAAATGTTAAAGTGTTTGAGTCAATTAACATGGAAACAAATGACATGTGGTTAATGATGAGAAAAGCTTACAAATACGCCTTTGATAAATATAGAGACCAATACAACTGGTTCTTCCTTGCACGCCCCACGACGTTTGCTATTATTGAAAACTTAAAGTACTTTTTGTTAAAAAAGGATCCATCACAACCTTTCTATCTAGGCCACACTGTAAAATCTGGAGACCTTGAATATGTGAGTGTGGAAGGAGGAATTGTCTTAAGTATAGAATCAATGAAAAGACTTAACAGCCTTCTCGATATTCCTGAAAAGTGTCCCGAACAGGGAGGGATGATTTGGAAGATATCTGAAGATAAGCAGCTAGCAGTCTGCCTGAAATATGCTGGAGTGTTTGCAGAAAATGCAGAAGACGCTGAAGGAAAAGATGTATTTAATACCAAATCTGTTGGGCTTTTTATTAAAGAGGCAATGACTAATCACCCCAACCAGGTGGTAGAAGGGTGTTGTTCAGATATGGCTGTTACTTTTAATGGACTGACGCCTAATCAGATGCATGTGATGATGTATGGGGTATACCGTCTTAGGGCATTTGGGCATATTTTCAGTGATGCATTGATTTTCCTACCTCCAAATGGTTCTGACAATGACTAG